In one Nicotiana sylvestris chromosome 8, ASM39365v2, whole genome shotgun sequence genomic region, the following are encoded:
- the LOC104231377 gene encoding la protein 1 has translation MAKTLNEETIKKVIRQVEFYFSDSNLPKDGFLKKTVDESEDGLVSLALICSFSRMRYHLGLGASKQEEISDDTIQAVAEALKASSFLKISEDGKRVGRVTELSKPEEVIEQIDVRTIAASPLEYSVKLEDVESFFGQHGKVNSVRLPRHVADKRMFCGTALVEFASEEDAANVVKQNLVYEGVELELKPKKDFDVERANEEKEVEHNRPHLGPNSKNNAKPEPDYPKGLIIAFKLKRKSSTEQNGNHQAAAESASAPETEGNKETTKDNVKVTEEKVPEDKDEDNNEKGDEKDVENGSGETDVQNPEAIEKSVESPTEEDDQAPAEEKLSIAACKDNKDVVMREDLKSVFQKFGTVKFVDFTIGSESGYIRFENEGAAQKARAAGVLAEEGGLTVKNFIAALDPVTGDAEKEYWSMFRNNQDKRRDFNKGNRGRGGRHNRGGKHSRPRGNDSGGRPNKFQKVRT, from the exons ATGGCCAAAACTTTGAACGAAGAAACAATCAAGAAGGTCATTCGACAG GTTGAGTTTTACTTCAGTGATAGTAATCTTCCAAAAGATGGGTTTCTTAAGAAAACTGTTGATGAAAGTGAAGATGGGT TGGTAAGTTTGGCTTTGATATGTTCGTTTTCACGGATGAGGTATCATTTGGGTTTGGGAGCTTCAAAGCAGGAAGAGATATCAGATGATACTATACAAGCTGTTGCTGAAGCTTTAAAGGCTTCTTCTTTTCTTAAGATTTCGGAAGATG GGAAACGTGTTGGTAGAGTGACAGAGCTTTCGAAGCCTGAGGAGGTTATAGAGCAAATAGATGTCAGGACAATTGCTGCATCCCCATTGGAATACAGTGTCAAGCTTGAAGATGTGGAGTCCTTCTTTGGTCAGCATGGCAAG gtTAACAGTGTGAGACTGCCTCGTCATGTAGCTGACAAAAGGATGTTTTGTGGCACTGCTCTGGTTGAGTTCGCCAGTGAGGAAGATGCGGCTAATGTTGTGAAGCAAAACTTGGTTTATGAAGGAGTCGAATTAGAACTGAAACCAAA GAAAGATTTCGATGTAGAAAGAGCCAATGAAGAGAAAGAAGTTGAGCATAACCGTCCTCATCTTGGTCCAAATAGTAAAAATAATGCGAAGCCTGAACCAGA CTATCCTAAGGGCTTGATCATTGCATTTAAGTTGAAGAGAAAAAGCTCTACAGAACAAAATGGTAATCATCAAGCGGCAGCTGAAAGCGCAAGTGCTCCCGAAACAGAAGgcaataaagaaacaacaaaagACAATGTTAAAGTGACAGAAGAGAAGGTGCCCGAAGATAAAGATGAAGACAATAATGAGAAGGGTGATGAAAAAGATGTAGAGAATGGAAGTGGGGAGACTGATGTTCAGAATCCTGAAGCTATAGAGAAATCCGTGGAAAGTCCAACTGAAGAGGATGATCAAGCTCCTGCTGAAGAAAAATTATCAATTGCTGCTTGCAAAGACAACAAGGACGTTGTTATGCGTGAAGACTTAAAGAGCGTTTTCCAAAAATTTGGCACTGTGAAG TTTGTTGATTTCACGATTGGATCAGAATCAGGTTATATAAGGTTTGAAAATGAAGGGGCTGCACAGAAAGCACGTGCTGCTGGTGTACTTGCTGAAGAAGGTGGTCTGACGGTGAAAAATTTCATTGCTGCCTTAGACCCAGTAACTG GTGATGCTGAGAAGGAATACTGGAGTATGTTCCGTAATAACCAGGACAAACGCCGCGACTTTAATAAAGGGAATAGGGGAAG GGGAGGAAGGCACAACAGAGGCGGGAAGCATTCGCGCCCAAGGGGAAACGATTCAGGTGGTCGTCCAAACAAATTCCAGAAAGTTAGGACATGA